Genomic DNA from Streptomyces venezuelae:
GGCTGCGGGCCGCGGCGACCACGGAGCCGGGCAAGCTGCGCATCATCGGCGCGGTCCTCGCGCTCCTCGTCGTCGCGTTCGGCGCGGTCACCACCTGGCAGATGACGGAGCGCTCGGCCGCGGCCGACGACGTGCTGCACCGCAGCCAGCCGCTGAGCGCCGACGCGGCCGCCATCTACCGCTCGCTGGCCGACGCCAACACCGCGGCGTCCAGCGGGTTCCTCGCGGGCGGCCAGGAGCCGGCCGCCGTCCGCGCGCGGTACGAGCGGGACATCGAGCGGGCCTCCGAGAAGCTGGCGACCGCCGCGTCGAACGCGGGCGCGGACTCGTCGTCGGCGACCGCGGTGGGCAAGCTGAACCGGCTCCTGCCCGAGTACACGGGCCTGATCGAGCGCGCCCGTGCCAACAACCGGCAGGGCCTGCCGCTGGGCGGCGCCTATCTGCGGTACGCGAACGACAAGATGCAGACGCAGATGCTCCCGGCCGCCGAGAAGCTCTACAAGGCGGAGAACGAACGGCTCGGCGACGACTACGGCAACGCGAAGCCGTACCCCTGGTTCGCGATCGCCCTCGGCGTCCTCGCGCTCGCCGCGCTCGGCTGGGCGCAGCACCGCAACTACCGCCGTACGAACCGGGTGTTCAACCACGGCCTGCTCGCCGCGACCGCGGCCGCCACGGTCGTGCTGCTCTGGCTCGTCGTCGGGCACACCTTCGCGCGCTCGGGACTCGACGACTCGTACGACAACGGCGTGCGATCCCTGAACGTCCTCAACGACGCCCGCATCAGTTCCCTGAAGGCGCGGGGCAACGAGAACCTGACCCTGGTCAGCCGCGGCGCGGAGACCACCGAGGTGGGCGGCAGGTCGGAGGACAAGTTCGACGTCGCCTACCGCGCGCAGATGAAGCAGCTGGGCGGTGCCGACAGCGGCCTGCTCGGCAGGGCGGCCGACCTCGCCGACGACTCGGAGGGCGGGAATCCGGTCGCCGAGGCCGCGAAGAACGTGGGCGTCTGGAAGGACCGCCACCAGGTGGCCCGCTCCAGCGACGACTCCGGTGACTACCAGGGGGCGCTCGACAAGGTCATCGGCTCCAAGGACGACGAGCCGACCGGCGAGTGCTTCGACAACGTGGACGCGGCCCTCGACCGGGCCCTGGCGCACGAACAGCGCGAGTTCCAGCAGGCCGCGAAGGACGGCAGGGGCGCCATGAGCGGTCTCGCCGTCGGCGCCGCCGTCCTCGCGGTCCTCGCCGCGGCGGGCGCCGTCCTCGGCATCGGCCGCAGGCTTTCGGAGTACCGGTGACAGGGCCGGGGCCGGTGACGGGTCCAGAGATGAGAGGGGGCGCGCAGACGATGCGGACGCGACGCGGCACGGCCAGGCTGCGCGGCTGGGGCGGTGTGGGCGCGATGGGTCTCGCCTGCGCCGTCGCGGGATCGCTCGTCCTCGCCCTGCCGGACAGAGGTGACACGGGCGACGACCGCGTACGGCGGGGCGGGCCCGGCTCGACGGTGGCCGCGCCCGCCCGTGCGGACGCCGACGACTGCAACGACCGCAGTCTGCGCCCCTCGTCCAAGGACGGCCCGACGATCGAGAGGATCAGGAACCGGGACGTCAAGAAGCTGATCGTCGGCGTCGACCAGAACAGCTACCGCTGGGGCTACCGCGACCCGAACAAGAAGGGCGGCGAGCTGGAGGGCTTCGACATCGATCTCGCGCGCGAGATCGCCGAGGAGATCTTCGGCGACCGCGACGCCGTCGTCTTCCGCGCCATACCCACCAACGAACGCATCCCCGCGATCCAGAGCGGCCAGGTCGACATGGTCGTCCGCACGATGACCGTCAATTGCGAGCGCCTGAAGGACGTCGACTTCTCCACCGGGTACTTCGAGACGGGCCAGCAGGTCCTCGCCCCCAAGAAGTCCGACATCACGGGGTACGACCCGTCGCTCACCGGCAAGAAGATCTGCAGCGCGTCCGGCTCCATCGCCGAGGACGAGCTCAAGAAGAAGAACTACTCCGCCGACATCTCCACCACCGTCCCCAACCAACTCGACTGCCTGGTGCGGCTCCAGCTCGGCGAGGTGGACGCCGTGGTGACCGACAGCGCCCTCGCCGCCGGCCAGGCCGCGCAGGACCCGACGGTCGAGCTGAAGGGCGAGGAGCCGTTCACCACCGAGCACTACGGGGTGGCGATGAAGAAGGGCTCGGACGACCTGGTGCGCCGGGTCAACAAGGTCCTCGACGACTACCGCGAGGACGGCGGCTGGCAGAAGTCGTACGACAAGTGGCTGAAGGAAGGACTCGGCAGGTCCTCGGGCCCGCCGGCCCCGGAGTACCGGGACTGACCGGGAGCCGACAACCGGCCTGGTACGACTGGAGAGTTACGAGAGTTACGAGCGCCACGACGGGACCTCGACGACCGAGAACCCGGGGCAACGCAGAGCGGAGAGGTGATCGATGAGCGTCGCGGGACCCCCCGGTCCGGTGATGGACCGGGACGAGGTGGACCGTGCGCTGGCGCGCCTCGACGCCGAGCACGAGGCGATCGAGACCTCGCTCCTCGCCCTCCAGGACCACGCGGGCCGCCGCCTGCTCGAAGGCGCCGCGCTCACCGGCGTCACCGCGGAGCGCTGGACGGCCACGGAGGCCCGGATCACCCTGCTCTGGGCGTACTTCGACGCGTACGCGGGCGCCCTGCGCACGGCACGCGAGGTGCGCGAGCGCAGACGCTGGCCCAGCAAGGACGACCTCGTCGAGCTGACGGAGCTGCTGCGCGGCGAGGCCGTGACCGTCGCGGGCGCATCGTCGTCCGGTGCGTCGCCCTCGCTCACCGGACCCGCGAAGCTCACCGAGCGCTTCACCCTCGAAGAGCTCGTGAAGCGCATGAACGATTTGTACGCGGACTCCCTCGACATGGTCGTCGCCGCC
This window encodes:
- a CDS encoding glutamate ABC transporter substrate-binding protein; this translates as MRTRRGTARLRGWGGVGAMGLACAVAGSLVLALPDRGDTGDDRVRRGGPGSTVAAPARADADDCNDRSLRPSSKDGPTIERIRNRDVKKLIVGVDQNSYRWGYRDPNKKGGELEGFDIDLAREIAEEIFGDRDAVVFRAIPTNERIPAIQSGQVDMVVRTMTVNCERLKDVDFSTGYFETGQQVLAPKKSDITGYDPSLTGKKICSASGSIAEDELKKKNYSADISTTVPNQLDCLVRLQLGEVDAVVTDSALAAGQAAQDPTVELKGEEPFTTEHYGVAMKKGSDDLVRRVNKVLDDYREDGGWQKSYDKWLKEGLGRSSGPPAPEYRD